The following are encoded together in the Flavobacterium sp. TR2 genome:
- a CDS encoding DUF3857 domain-containing protein has protein sequence MKNLFCALFFILFTAGSFAQKNDYSTLKISDSLKENANAVVRLDQMDIVIASQRSMNIKTQRVVSVLNEKGLKDIDAFSHYDKTTSIKNIEAIVYDAFGNEIKKIKRKDFKDQSAVSGSTLFSDNRVLYLDYTPISYPFTIAFTCETETSNTAFIPKWYFIGDYNLSVEKCILNVTFPKGLGFKKKEFRFDNFNIKKTADTDTGLSYVATNIVAQKHEDLSPPPPDLFPKVMMGLENFHLEGVDGNATTWEAFGKWYGDKILTGTTVLPEETKAKIKALVGDEKDPVKKAKIIYDYVQKKSRYVNIAVGIGGWKPMLANDVDRLGYGDCKALSNYTKALLQIVDVPSYNTILYGDRYKEDIQSDFVSMQGNHMILAIPNKDNYIWLECTSQDDPFGYQGTFTDDRDVLVVKPEGGEIVRTKIYEDRGNTQDAKGVYTIDGAGNFSGALKIASQGSQYAAKSRVEFMQPNEKEEHYKDYWDNINNLKLGKITFANDKENIRFTEDVQLSALNYGTISGNKMIFVVDAFNQYTGNVKRMRNRKNPFQIQRGYLDTDEIEINLPEGFTIEFLPANYELKGKFGEYKTEIIKKDNNKLTYKRSMFVNKGKYSNKEYDEYRLFMEQVSRNDNAKIILTKN, from the coding sequence ATGAAAAACCTTTTTTGCGCGTTATTTTTTATATTATTTACTGCTGGTTCTTTTGCTCAAAAGAACGATTATTCTACCCTCAAAATTTCTGACAGTCTTAAAGAAAATGCTAATGCTGTTGTTCGATTAGACCAGATGGATATTGTCATTGCTTCGCAAAGAAGTATGAATATTAAAACTCAAAGAGTTGTCTCTGTATTAAATGAAAAAGGCTTAAAAGATATTGATGCCTTTAGCCATTATGATAAAACAACTTCGATAAAGAATATTGAAGCTATCGTTTATGATGCTTTTGGAAATGAAATAAAAAAGATCAAAAGAAAAGATTTTAAAGATCAGAGTGCTGTGAGCGGTAGCACCCTTTTTTCGGATAATCGAGTACTTTATTTAGATTACACGCCAATTTCATATCCATTTACAATTGCGTTTACTTGCGAAACTGAAACTTCAAATACGGCTTTTATACCGAAATGGTATTTTATTGGCGATTACAACTTAAGCGTAGAAAAATGCATTTTGAATGTTACTTTCCCAAAAGGATTGGGCTTTAAGAAGAAAGAGTTCCGATTTGATAATTTCAACATAAAAAAAACAGCCGATACAGATACCGGTTTAAGTTACGTTGCGACAAATATCGTTGCGCAAAAACACGAAGACCTGAGTCCTCCTCCTCCTGATCTTTTTCCTAAAGTTATGATGGGATTAGAAAACTTCCACTTAGAAGGTGTTGATGGAAATGCTACTACTTGGGAAGCATTTGGGAAATGGTATGGAGATAAAATTTTGACAGGGACTACGGTTTTGCCAGAAGAAACTAAAGCAAAAATAAAAGCTCTTGTGGGAGATGAAAAAGATCCTGTAAAAAAAGCCAAAATTATTTACGATTATGTGCAGAAAAAATCTAGATACGTAAATATTGCCGTTGGTATCGGCGGTTGGAAGCCTATGCTGGCTAATGATGTCGATCGGTTAGGATATGGAGATTGCAAAGCATTGTCCAATTATACAAAAGCACTTTTGCAAATTGTAGACGTTCCGTCATACAATACTATTTTATATGGAGATCGCTATAAAGAAGATATTCAGTCTGATTTTGTTTCGATGCAAGGCAACCACATGATTCTTGCAATTCCTAATAAAGACAATTACATCTGGCTAGAATGCACAAGTCAGGATGATCCGTTTGGATATCAGGGAACTTTTACTGACGATCGCGATGTCTTGGTTGTAAAGCCAGAAGGAGGCGAGATTGTCCGCACTAAAATCTATGAAGATAGAGGAAACACTCAAGACGCTAAGGGAGTCTACACAATAGATGGTGCTGGAAATTTTTCGGGCGCATTGAAGATTGCTTCGCAAGGAAGCCAGTATGCTGCTAAATCGCGTGTTGAGTTTATGCAGCCAAACGAAAAAGAAGAGCACTACAAAGACTACTGGGATAATATCAATAACTTAAAATTGGGCAAAATTACTTTTGCCAACGATAAAGAGAACATTCGTTTTACTGAAGATGTTCAGTTAAGCGCTTTAAATTATGGAACCATTTCGGGCAATAAAATGATTTTTGTAGTTGATGCTTTTAATCAGTATACAGGAAATGTAAAACGAATGCGAAACCGCAAAAATCCTTTTCAAATTCAGCGCGGTTATCTCGATACAGACGAAATTGAGATTAATCTTCCAGAAGGTTTCACTATAGAATTTCTGCCTGCAAATTATGAACTAAAAGGGAAATTTGGAGAATACAAAACAGAAATCATCAAAAAAGACAATAATAAGCTAACCTATAAAAGATCCATGTTTGTAAACAAAGGAAAATATTCTAACAAAGAATATGACGAGTACCGCCTGTTTATGGAACAAGTTTCGAGAAACGATAATGCCAAAATAATATTGACCAAGAACTAA
- a CDS encoding prephenate dehydratase: MTTKIAIQGIKGSFHHQVVKEYFSENVDIDECLSFEELIDSLIAGKSDQAVMAIENSIAGPIIPNYALIDKNNLHIIGEHYLNIQQNLMALKGQKIEDIREVHSHPMALLQCMDFLKQYPNIKLVEDKDTAETARRIQEKQLTGIAAIASETAAEMYDLDIIASSIQTIKNNMTRFVIIKKQNSFLPESEINRASVKFELDHKRGSLAAVLNVMSDCKLNLTKIQSLPKIETPWKYSFFVDVTFEKYEDFAKAKVLLNIMAEYFKVLGEYKNTKP, from the coding sequence ATGACAACGAAAATTGCAATACAAGGTATTAAAGGATCATTTCATCATCAGGTCGTAAAGGAGTATTTCTCTGAAAATGTGGATATTGATGAATGTTTATCTTTTGAAGAATTGATCGACAGCCTTATTGCCGGAAAATCTGATCAGGCTGTTATGGCGATTGAGAACTCGATTGCAGGGCCGATTATTCCGAATTATGCATTGATTGACAAGAATAATCTACACATAATTGGAGAACATTATTTAAATATTCAGCAGAATTTAATGGCTTTAAAAGGTCAGAAAATTGAAGATATCAGAGAAGTTCACTCGCACCCGATGGCACTTTTGCAATGCATGGATTTCTTGAAACAATATCCAAACATCAAATTGGTTGAGGATAAAGATACGGCCGAAACAGCAAGAAGAATTCAAGAAAAACAATTGACTGGAATTGCAGCAATTGCGAGTGAAACGGCAGCTGAAATGTATGATCTTGATATTATTGCATCATCGATTCAAACGATTAAAAATAATATGACGCGTTTTGTGATTATTAAAAAACAGAATTCATTTCTGCCAGAAAGCGAAATCAACAGAGCCTCTGTGAAATTTGAATTAGATCATAAAAGAGGAAGCTTAGCGGCGGTTTTGAATGTAATGAGCGACTGCAAACTGAATTTGACAAAAATCCAGTCGCTTCCAAAAATTGAAACGCCTTGGAAATATTCATTCTTCGTAGATGTAACATTCGAGAAGTACGAAGATTTTGCAAAAGCGAAAGTGTTGTTAAACATTATGGCAGAATATTTTAAAGTGTTGGGAGAATATAAAAATACGAAGCCTTAA
- a CDS encoding type II toxin-antitoxin system RelE/ParE family toxin, whose translation MYKLRFVKEALFDIEDIVLWYEEQRIGLSYDFELCLEAGIDAISRNPNAFQKKYKNVKILFISRFPYGIHYRFEKEEIIVLGIFHSSRSPKNWSKRLGL comes from the coding sequence GTGTATAAACTTCGTTTTGTAAAAGAAGCATTATTTGATATTGAAGATATTGTTTTATGGTATGAAGAACAACGAATTGGTCTTTCATATGATTTTGAACTTTGTTTAGAAGCAGGAATAGATGCAATCTCACGAAATCCAAATGCTTTCCAAAAGAAATATAAAAATGTAAAAATTCTATTTATTTCAAGATTTCCTTATGGAATTCATTATAGATTCGAAAAAGAGGAAATAATTGTTCTCGGGATTTTTCATTCTTCTCGTTCTCCGAAAAATTGGTCTAAAAGATTAGGTTTGTGA
- the rsgA gene encoding ribosome small subunit-dependent GTPase A — protein MTGTVYKSTGSWYTVKSEKGDFVECRMKGKFRIKGIKSTNPIAVGDIVDYELEETSDAVTGTIHNIHERKNYIVRKSVNLSKQIHIIASNIDQVFLLITIDNPPTTTSFIDRFLVTAEAYGIEAILVFNKIDTLTEQTLDDQLYLQHIYQEIGYKCLRISSTENKGIDKLKEMMIGKVSMFSGHSGVGKSTLVNALEPSLHLKTSVISEQSKQGQHTTTFAEMYDLSFDARIIDTPGIKGFGIVDMEPTEITDYFPEFFRLKDQCKFNNCLHKEEPHCAIKAALEKDEIAWSRYNSYLKILEGDEEHYRTDTYGEDRAASDETRK, from the coding sequence ATGACAGGAACCGTTTATAAATCTACAGGAAGCTGGTATACCGTAAAATCTGAAAAAGGAGATTTTGTGGAATGCCGTATGAAAGGGAAATTTAGAATTAAAGGTATAAAAAGTACAAACCCAATTGCTGTAGGCGATATTGTTGATTATGAATTGGAGGAAACTTCAGATGCTGTAACGGGAACCATTCATAATATTCACGAAAGAAAAAATTATATCGTTCGTAAATCGGTTAACTTGTCTAAACAGATTCATATTATTGCTTCCAATATTGATCAGGTTTTTCTATTGATTACAATTGATAATCCGCCGACAACGACAAGTTTTATCGACCGTTTTCTGGTTACAGCCGAAGCTTACGGAATTGAAGCGATTCTTGTTTTTAATAAAATAGATACTTTAACAGAACAAACTTTAGACGATCAGCTTTATTTACAGCATATTTATCAGGAAATAGGGTATAAATGTCTCCGAATTTCATCTACAGAAAATAAAGGAATTGACAAGCTGAAAGAAATGATGATCGGAAAAGTAAGTATGTTTTCTGGACATTCCGGCGTGGGAAAATCAACTTTGGTAAATGCTTTAGAACCAAGCCTTCATTTAAAAACTTCCGTAATTTCGGAGCAAAGCAAACAAGGGCAGCATACTACGACTTTTGCCGAAATGTATGATTTGTCTTTTGATGCGAGAATCATCGATACACCAGGAATCAAAGGTTTCGGAATCGTAGACATGGAACCAACAGAAATCACCGATTACTTTCCCGAGTTTTTCAGATTGAAAGATCAATGCAAATTCAATAATTGTCTGCATAAAGAGGAACCGCATTGTGCCATAAAAGCAGCTTTAGAAAAAGACGAAATTGCTTGGTCGAGATACAATAGCTACCTTAAAATCCTCGAAGGCGACGAAGAACATTATCGTACGGATACGTATGGGGAAGATCGCGCTGCGAGTGATGAAACGAGGAAATAA
- a CDS encoding DUF1800 domain-containing protein has product MKKSSLWSLRLGFSGKEADEIEKLGIEKFLKKSYASKVDKQLPAFLEDDPKTLIELKELKESIKNADSEAKKKVLKREVYSAIEFRKWWIDKMRTDEFPLRENMVCFWHNHFVSTTQKVKVNYWIYQHNMILRENAFGNFKDLTKQILKSNAMIKYLDNVDNKKGKFNENLSRELLELFTIGIGNYSESDIKNGARALAGLNYGDDGAVYRKFAEDNTDKTYFGKTGNWKADDLVDIIFEQKNIPYLITRKILKWFVYDNPPEDLVVRYGDYFRKKNFEIEPLLTKIFTEEYAKENAGNKIKDPLVYLIQLIDELEIKDFDNAMIALFLRQQGMDLYNQVNVKGWDGGNSWLTSQIYLQRNNTADLLCSGKSLNRKVLKTMMDGVEKEKSEYEKVAVKVAFDSDGNNKTIISELSDRLLFNVSDSAQKDMENLLKYDFDPKDPHADFAVARLFNYITKLPEYQLI; this is encoded by the coding sequence ATGAAAAAAAGCAGTCTTTGGTCCTTACGATTAGGTTTCTCAGGAAAAGAAGCCGATGAAATCGAGAAATTAGGAATTGAAAAATTTCTTAAAAAATCTTATGCTTCAAAGGTTGATAAACAACTCCCCGCTTTTTTAGAAGACGATCCTAAAACTTTAATCGAACTTAAAGAGCTAAAAGAATCCATAAAAAATGCTGATTCAGAAGCCAAGAAAAAAGTTCTCAAAAGAGAAGTGTATTCGGCTATTGAATTCAGGAAATGGTGGATTGATAAAATGCGGACAGATGAATTTCCGCTGCGAGAAAACATGGTCTGTTTTTGGCACAATCACTTCGTATCGACTACGCAAAAAGTAAAAGTCAATTACTGGATTTATCAGCACAATATGATTTTGCGCGAAAATGCTTTTGGCAATTTTAAGGATTTGACCAAGCAAATTCTAAAATCGAATGCAATGATTAAATACTTGGATAATGTCGATAATAAAAAAGGCAAATTCAACGAAAATCTAAGTCGAGAATTACTGGAATTATTTACAATCGGGATCGGAAATTATTCTGAAAGCGATATTAAGAACGGTGCTAGGGCTTTGGCCGGATTAAATTATGGCGATGATGGCGCAGTTTACAGGAAATTTGCCGAAGACAATACCGATAAAACGTACTTCGGGAAAACCGGAAACTGGAAAGCAGATGATTTGGTAGATATTATTTTTGAACAGAAAAACATCCCGTACCTCATTACCCGTAAAATTCTGAAATGGTTTGTGTATGATAATCCGCCTGAAGATTTGGTGGTTCGCTATGGAGATTACTTTCGAAAGAAAAACTTCGAAATTGAACCTCTGCTGACCAAAATTTTCACAGAAGAATATGCTAAAGAAAATGCTGGAAACAAAATCAAAGATCCGTTGGTTTACCTTATTCAGCTAATTGATGAATTGGAAATCAAAGATTTTGACAATGCTATGATAGCACTTTTTCTAAGACAGCAGGGAATGGATTTGTACAATCAGGTGAATGTAAAGGGCTGGGATGGAGGGAATTCTTGGCTGACATCGCAGATTTATCTCCAGAGAAACAATACAGCCGATTTATTATGCAGTGGAAAAAGCCTGAATCGAAAGGTTTTGAAAACGATGATGGATGGAGTTGAAAAAGAAAAATCGGAATACGAAAAAGTTGCCGTAAAAGTAGCTTTTGATTCAGATGGAAATAATAAAACCATTATTTCAGAATTGTCAGATCGATTGTTGTTTAACGTCAGTGATTCTGCTCAAAAAGATATGGAAAACCTTTTGAAGTACGATTTTGATCCCAAAGATCCGCATGCCGATTTTGCTGTAGCCAGACTTTTTAATTACATCACAAAACTTCCAGAGTATCAATTAATTTAA
- a CDS encoding addiction module protein yields MQIKNLSKYSNAEKIVLAEQLWDSVSKNDLEISDEVKKELDIRIQNLEEGKTELYSWEEVKAHLKSLR; encoded by the coding sequence ATGCAAATCAAAAATTTATCTAAATATAGCAATGCTGAAAAAATTGTTTTGGCAGAGCAGTTATGGGACAGTGTTTCTAAAAATGATTTAGAAATTTCTGATGAAGTAAAAAAAGAATTAGATATTCGCATACAAAATTTAGAAGAAGGAAAAACTGAACTATATTCTTGGGAAGAAGTTAAAGCTCATTTAAAATCTTTAAGATAA
- the dtd gene encoding D-aminoacyl-tRNA deacylase: MKVVIQRVSEASVTVEGQKTADIQKGLLVLVGIEDADIQEDIDWLAGKIIKMRIFGDENDVMNCSVQDIDGDIIVVSQFTLHASTKKGNRPSYIKAAKPDFAIPMYENFVQAIEKEFGKKVQTGIFGADMKVSLLNDGPVTIIMDSKNRE, translated from the coding sequence ATGAAAGTTGTTATTCAAAGAGTTTCAGAAGCATCCGTAACAGTTGAGGGTCAAAAAACGGCCGATATTCAAAAAGGATTATTGGTTTTAGTCGGAATAGAAGATGCCGATATTCAGGAAGACATTGACTGGCTTGCTGGAAAAATCATTAAAATGAGAATCTTTGGAGACGAAAATGATGTCATGAACTGCTCGGTTCAAGATATTGATGGAGATATTATTGTTGTAAGTCAGTTTACACTTCATGCATCAACCAAAAAAGGAAATCGCCCTTCTTATATAAAAGCAGCCAAACCAGACTTTGCTATTCCGATGTATGAGAATTTTGTTCAAGCCATAGAAAAAGAGTTTGGGAAGAAGGTTCAAACCGGAATTTTTGGCGCAGATATGAAAGTCAGTCTCTTAAATGACGGACCTGTTACAATCATTATGGATAGCAAAAACAGGGAGTAA
- a CDS encoding pyridoxal phosphate-dependent aminotransferase: MITTAKRLDTVEEYYFSSKLREVRQLMSEGKPIINMGIGSPDLSPSKAVIEAVAAAIQDENGHGYQSYQGLPEMRQAMADFYRDQFGVEVNPNNEILPLMGSKEGIMHISLAFLNEGDHVLIPNPGYPTYTSVTNLVQAVPIYYDLKEENGWEPDFEALEKLDLSKVKIMWLGYPHMPTGARGSLALFEKLVAFAKKHNILLINDNPYSFVLNDNPMSLLQVEGAKEVALELNSLSKTFNMAGWRVGMVLGNPEIIDAVLKVKSNMDSGMYYGIQKGAIAALKCDKSWFEDQNKIYRRRRELTEKLAEKLNCKVYKEGVGLFVWAKLPEGIESAEKFIDEILYEKHIFITPGTIFGSNGEGYIRFSLCVKEEKVQEAIDRF; this comes from the coding sequence ATGATTACAACAGCAAAACGATTAGACACAGTTGAAGAATACTACTTCTCATCAAAACTAAGAGAAGTTCGTCAGTTGATGTCTGAAGGAAAACCGATCATCAATATGGGAATTGGAAGCCCTGATTTGAGTCCGTCTAAAGCAGTAATTGAAGCAGTCGCTGCAGCAATTCAAGACGAAAATGGGCATGGCTATCAAAGCTATCAGGGATTGCCAGAAATGAGACAGGCGATGGCCGATTTTTATCGTGATCAATTTGGTGTTGAAGTGAATCCAAATAATGAGATTTTGCCTCTTATGGGTTCAAAAGAAGGAATTATGCACATTTCGTTAGCATTTTTAAATGAAGGCGATCACGTTTTGATTCCGAATCCAGGTTATCCAACTTATACTTCGGTAACCAATTTGGTTCAGGCAGTTCCGATTTATTATGATTTGAAAGAAGAAAATGGGTGGGAACCAGATTTTGAAGCTCTTGAAAAATTAGACCTTTCGAAAGTAAAAATTATGTGGCTTGGCTATCCGCATATGCCGACAGGAGCGAGAGGAAGTTTAGCGTTATTTGAAAAATTGGTGGCTTTTGCTAAAAAACACAACATATTATTAATCAACGACAATCCATATAGTTTTGTTTTGAATGATAATCCGATGAGTTTATTGCAGGTTGAAGGAGCAAAAGAGGTGGCTTTAGAATTGAATTCATTAAGTAAAACATTCAATATGGCAGGCTGGAGAGTCGGAATGGTTTTAGGAAATCCTGAAATTATCGATGCGGTTCTAAAAGTAAAAAGCAACATGGACAGCGGTATGTATTACGGAATTCAGAAAGGTGCAATCGCCGCTTTAAAATGTGATAAATCCTGGTTCGAAGACCAAAACAAAATTTACAGACGCCGTAGAGAATTAACGGAGAAATTAGCTGAAAAGCTTAATTGTAAAGTGTATAAAGAAGGAGTTGGGCTTTTTGTCTGGGCAAAACTTCCAGAAGGAATCGAATCAGCAGAGAAGTTCATTGACGAAATATTATATGAGAAACATATCTTCATCACTCCGGGAACAATCTTCGGAAGCAACGGTGAAGGTTATATCAGATTCTCATTGTGTGTAAAAGAAGAAAAAGTACAGGAAGCTATTGACCGATTTTAG
- a CDS encoding prephenate dehydrogenase gives MKVYVIGIGLIGGSMVLDIKGRYPDATILGIDNSEKHLQEAIDLGVIDEAGSFEDLQKADFVIVSVPVDVALTVLPKVLDAVGDKTIVFEVGSTKKPICEAVANHPKRRNFIATHPIAGTEFSGPSAAIRGLFQGKTNIICEVEKTAFKLQEKALNLFTSIGMRIRYMDPTSHDKHIAYVSHLSHISSFMLGKTVMNKEKDEQDIFDMAGSGFESTVRLAKSSPAMWTPIFKQNKEYVLETLEEYISNLSRFRDLLKEEDYNAIFHEMESTNKIKEILNGLTTTKK, from the coding sequence ATGAAAGTATACGTAATAGGAATAGGATTAATAGGGGGTTCGATGGTATTAGACATCAAAGGACGTTATCCTGATGCGACTATTTTGGGAATCGACAATAGCGAAAAGCATTTGCAGGAAGCAATTGATCTCGGAGTTATTGACGAAGCGGGAAGCTTTGAAGATTTACAAAAGGCCGATTTTGTAATCGTTTCGGTTCCAGTCGATGTAGCGTTGACGGTTTTGCCTAAAGTTTTGGATGCGGTAGGAGATAAAACAATTGTTTTTGAAGTAGGATCTACTAAAAAACCGATTTGCGAAGCAGTAGCCAACCATCCAAAAAGAAGAAATTTTATTGCCACGCACCCAATTGCAGGAACAGAATTTTCTGGACCATCGGCTGCAATAAGAGGTTTGTTTCAGGGAAAAACAAACATTATATGCGAGGTCGAAAAGACTGCTTTTAAATTACAGGAAAAAGCATTGAATCTTTTTACTTCAATCGGGATGAGGATTCGATATATGGATCCGACTTCTCACGATAAACACATTGCTTACGTTTCGCATTTATCGCACATTAGTTCGTTTATGCTAGGAAAAACAGTAATGAACAAGGAAAAGGACGAGCAGGATATTTTTGATATGGCGGGAAGCGGATTTGAAAGTACCGTTCGTTTAGCAAAAAGTTCGCCAGCAATGTGGACACCGATTTTTAAGCAAAACAAAGAATACGTTCTGGAAACATTAGAAGAATATATTTCAAATCTCAGTCGGTTTAGGGATTTGTTGAAAGAAGAAGATTATAATGCCATTTTTCATGAAATGGAAAGCACAAATAAAATTAAGGAAATACTAAACGGATTAACAACAACTAAAAAGTAA
- a CDS encoding DUF1501 domain-containing protein, which yields MNRRNFLTLTGTFTGGLLVLPDFLHAFGSQNNLVVGEQCIVFVQLNGGNDGLNTFIPYDDPLYYDLRTKIALNKDLVVGKNKGMAFHPSLKDFAQMQQNGDLTVIQNVGYPEPIRSHFRSQEIWQTATDSNKYVNEGWIGRFLDLQCNGHQATAGINLDSIDNLALKGVEPNFITVKDPDRFKVKSKEEDVTLSKNPHLDFVRKIANSVTEGSDEIQKALAKSKTEISYPKTELSKNLEWIARLIKGNLNSKVYYTSLNGFDTHDNQLSIHERKLTDLNDALYSFYSDLKQSQLLQNVTIVVFSEFGRRVKDNGNGTDHGTAAPMFIIGGNNKGNILGKNPNLADLDNGDLKYEIDFRSVYASLLKEKMNFDYAKIGITNRPVSGLF from the coding sequence ATGAACAGAAGAAATTTTCTAACACTGACAGGAACTTTTACAGGCGGATTACTGGTGCTTCCTGATTTTTTGCACGCTTTTGGTTCTCAAAACAATTTGGTCGTGGGAGAGCAATGCATTGTTTTTGTACAGCTGAATGGTGGAAACGACGGGCTGAATACTTTTATTCCCTATGATGATCCTTTATATTATGATTTGCGAACGAAGATTGCTTTAAATAAAGATTTGGTTGTCGGAAAAAATAAAGGAATGGCATTTCATCCTTCGTTAAAAGATTTTGCTCAAATGCAGCAAAACGGAGATTTAACTGTAATTCAGAATGTCGGTTATCCAGAACCCATCCGTTCGCATTTTAGAAGTCAAGAAATTTGGCAGACGGCAACCGATTCTAATAAATATGTAAATGAAGGCTGGATCGGAAGATTTCTCGATTTGCAATGCAACGGACATCAGGCAACAGCAGGAATAAATTTAGATTCGATCGATAATCTAGCTTTAAAAGGCGTTGAACCAAATTTTATAACCGTAAAAGACCCAGATCGATTTAAAGTAAAATCTAAGGAAGAAGATGTGACTTTGTCTAAAAATCCGCATTTAGATTTTGTTCGAAAAATTGCCAATTCAGTTACTGAAGGTTCAGATGAAATCCAGAAAGCTTTGGCAAAATCCAAAACAGAAATCAGTTATCCTAAAACTGAATTGTCTAAAAATTTAGAATGGATTGCGAGATTAATAAAAGGAAACCTAAATTCAAAAGTCTATTACACATCCTTAAACGGATTTGATACGCACGACAATCAGCTTTCAATTCACGAGCGAAAACTAACCGATTTAAACGACGCACTTTATAGTTTTTATTCCGATTTAAAACAATCGCAATTATTGCAGAATGTCACAATCGTAGTTTTCTCAGAATTTGGACGAAGAGTAAAAGACAACGGCAACGGAACCGATCACGGAACCGCAGCCCCAATGTTTATAATCGGAGGGAATAATAAAGGAAACATTTTAGGTAAAAATCCAAATCTAGCAGACTTAGATAACGGCGATTTAAAATATGAAATTGATTTTAGAAGCGTCTACGCCTCTTTGCTAAAAGAAAAAATGAATTTCGATTATGCTAAAATTGGGATTACGAATAGACCGGTTTCTGGTTTGTTCTGA
- a CDS encoding bifunctional 3-deoxy-7-phosphoheptulonate synthase/chorismate mutase type II translates to MENKKEMRKWLEDFNLNHPLVIAGPCSAETEDQVLKIAHELKDSKVSVFRAGIWKPRTRPGGFEGVGEIGLKWLQKAKAETGLLMGTEVATAAHCKLALEHDIDVLWVGARTTANPFAVQEIADTLKGTDKIVLVKNPVNPDLALWLGGVERLHMAGIEKLGVIHRGFSTYEKTKYRNIPEWQIAIELQNKFPDLPLIIDPSHITGDRKMIFEVTQEALDLNYDGMIIETHIDPDNAWSDAAQQVTPDALKQIIKDLTIRKTDDTTDEYSQKMKKLRANIDVLDGNLLELLGKRMKVADEIGQVKKDANVAILQNNRWNEILGKMILEGEKKGLTEEFVLRMFKAIHQESIGHQEKIFNA, encoded by the coding sequence ATGGAAAATAAAAAAGAAATGAGAAAGTGGTTAGAAGATTTCAATTTAAATCATCCACTTGTGATAGCTGGACCTTGTAGTGCAGAAACGGAAGATCAGGTTTTGAAAATTGCTCACGAATTAAAAGATTCAAAAGTAAGCGTATTCAGAGCTGGAATCTGGAAACCAAGAACGCGTCCGGGAGGATTTGAAGGTGTTGGTGAAATTGGTTTGAAATGGTTGCAAAAAGCAAAAGCTGAAACTGGTTTGTTAATGGGAACTGAAGTTGCAACTGCAGCTCACTGTAAACTGGCTTTAGAACACGATATCGACGTATTATGGGTTGGTGCACGTACAACGGCAAACCCTTTCGCAGTTCAGGAAATTGCTGATACTTTAAAAGGAACTGATAAAATCGTTTTGGTTAAAAACCCTGTAAACCCAGATTTAGCTTTATGGTTAGGTGGTGTTGAGCGTTTACACATGGCAGGAATCGAGAAGTTAGGAGTTATCCACAGAGGTTTCTCTACTTACGAAAAAACAAAATACAGAAACATTCCAGAATGGCAGATTGCTATCGAATTGCAAAACAAATTCCCTGATTTACCATTAATCATCGATCCATCTCATATTACAGGAGATCGTAAAATGATTTTCGAAGTGACTCAAGAGGCGTTAGATTTGAACTACGATGGTATGATTATCGAAACGCACATCGATCCGGACAACGCTTGGTCTGATGCTGCTCAACAAGTTACTCCTGATGCTTTGAAACAAATCATTAAAGATTTGACTATCAGAAAAACAGATGATACTACAGATGAGTACAGCCAAAAAATGAAAAAACTAAGAGCTAACATCGACGTTTTGGATGGTAACTTATTAGAATTGTTAGGAAAACGTATGAAAGTGGCTGACGAAATTGGTCAGGTGAAAAAAGATGCAAACGTGGCGATTCTTCAAAACAACCGTTGGAACGAAATTTTAGGGAAAATGATTTTGGAAGGTGAGAAAAAAGGTCTTACTGAAGAGTTTGTTTTGAGAATGTTCAAAGCAATTCACCAAGAAAGTATTGGTCACCAGGAGAAAATTTTCAACGCATAA